The segment GGCGATACATTTACGGAGGCCGCCCCTGTGCTCGACGATGGCGACGCGGACGATACATCGGGCGCAGGCATGGTGAACGCCGGCCCGCTGATAGGCCCGCTGATAGGGCTCAACACGGTCTTCCACGGGAGGTAGGATGCGAGCACAAGTCCCGCGCCGGAGACCAGCGCTATGAGGGAAAGCGCACCCGCCGCCGCTCGCGCGAAACGGGACGTTCGCACTCTTTTGTTACCGTCCGAGTATCTGTTCATCGTTCCCCGGCCGCCCTTAATTCAAGCTATAGCCCAATTACAGAGCCTTCACGGAAGCGCTCAAATTAATGGCTAGAAAATCCAGGGCCAGGGTACGTCAATTCGCTGGATCTTGCTCTTGCCGGAGTTGCCCTGGGCCGAGACCGGTATCCAGATCTCCGTCTCCGAGACTCTCAGGAACCCGGTGGTATAGTTCCCCCCAGTGTCGAACGCGGTCTTGGAGTTCGTCTTTGTGTTGAAATAAACAATGGTTGGGACGTCTCTAGGCGTCCAGGCGATGGAGCTGATAACGTCTGAGGCGGTGATATCAAGAAGTTTGTATCCGCTGTAACTGTACTCAAGGAGCTGGTTGGTGAGGGGGTCCAGGCGCATCAATCTGGTAGCACCATTACTCTCTCCCGGCAGGCCATAGTTCTGTTCACCCGTAGGGTGGCGCGTCCAAACTGACAGGAACCAGGGCCGCCCGTCGGAGTCAACCACCGCGATCTTTCTGTAATGGCCTTTGGCAACATCGATCTCATGCATTCCGTACCCGTACAAATCCTCGTAGTAGCCGATCGGTTGCACCTTGATGTTCGGGTTGGTAGTGGGCGCCACGGTCCAGCGGGTAACCTTATTCGATGTGGTATCGAGGCTGGCAACGTGCAGTGTCGTGTCTCTCACGTGACCGGAGAACCAGACGGTTGTGCCGTTTACAACAATAACGGCCGCGTTCGCGGTGGTTGCATTGGGGACAGGCCACAGGGTCAGGTTATTGGTCCAGCGGTTCAGCCTCCCGATCTGAGAGTCCACCCCATCGATAGCGGAGGGCAAGGAGAACCAGATGTTCCCGTAGCTGTCGCGACCGTAGAACTTGATCAGGTGGGGCTCACCGGCGCAGCACATGGTAGTGGCAAGTGTCCACTCGGTAATGGCGTTCGTATCCGGGTTCAACCGGCCTACCTTTGCGCCGGCCAGCGTCACATACCAGGGGTTGCCCGAGCCGTCAACCCAGAAGAGATTCGCGTCACCGCCTGCTGTGGGGATCTGCCATCGGGTGAAGGTGTCTTTCTCCGGGTCCAGGGCGCCGATTATGTTGAGAAAAGGCTCGGTGAAGTAGAGTTTCCCACCGAAGCCAATGGCCATTGAACCGCCGAGGGTGTCGTTGGTCGGCCATTCGACGAGGTTGTTTGTCGCCAGGTCAAGCTGCCCTATTCTGCCCCGGTCCACTGACGGGTCCGATATAATTATGGACTCCGCGAAACACAGCTTCTGATTGGGCGCGTCCTTCACGAGGGCGTATGGGGTGTAGCTGAAGGAGTGAGGCAAGTTCCACTCAGTTGCGGTAGCGGAGCCTGCCAGGGCCTGGTAAGCGGGAAATGCGGAAAGGGCGACTGCCGAGACAACTGCAAGAGGCAGCAGGGCGTTGCGCCGCCGCGTTGCCAGAGCTACCACCATCAGCGCGCCGCCAATGGCGACGATGACTGCAACCGGTAACGCAGGACCATCGGAGCTCTCCGGCAGGCCGAAGGAAATCGGCGCCATGCCCGTGCTACGGGACGCCGTGGTGACTGCAGGCTCGACATTGAGGTACACAGGGGGCGCCCCGGCATCGATGGGGCTGATTGAAACGTCGATGTGGGCGGCAGTCTCTGCCGGCTGACCGGAGGCTGCGCCTTGCTGCAGGGCGTCAGCGGGGACGGCGTTCGCCGTCCACGCAAACATGCCGGCCACTGCTATCGCAATCAACGCCACCGCCGCCCCCAGCCACCCCGCCACCCGCGTGCTCGCCGGGAACCTGACGTACCTCATTTGTCGAACTCCTTCGGAATTTTATCCGCTTGACTATCTATTTCCTGGACCTGTGTGAGAATACGAGCAGCGTCAGCGACAGGCCGCCGATGCCTGCCAGAGATGCGCCCAATAGAAACATCGCCCACCGCGACCGGGCGGAGGCCGTCTCGTCCGACGGAGAAACGGTGGAGGAGACAGGGCGGATGCTGCTCTCTGCCTGGTCAGCGGTCGTCTCGAGCGGGGCCAGCGTGATTGTCTGGCCCTGGATCGTATTCTGCCCTACCGCAGGTTGCGGGCTGTTAGGCGGCGACTGCGCTGCTGCAGAGCCCGTCATGACGGCCGCGAATATCAAAGCCAAAAAGGGTGCTGCCAGATTTAGCCGGGCTCTAATGCGGCGAACTGATCGAGCACTCGTCTTTTTAAGGAAATGATTCGGCATGCGGGCTTGGGAAATCGTCATCACAACCGAGATTACGAGGTGTTGTTACCGAATTCGTCAATGCCTGTAGGTGCGCCATGCGCGATCTAGTGAGGGCCGGAGCGCCGTAGATGAAGACGCCATACAAGATACTTGCGGTGGTGCTGGGCGCGGTTGTGATCTATTTCCTGACGCTCAACCTGTGCGACAGCCAGCGTACGATGCGCGCGTCGGCGTGCCTTGAGATGGGGCTGTGCGACTACGACCCGAATGCGCCCTGCTGGTCCATCTTCAAGCACAATTTCGACCGGGTGGCGGACTGAGAAGTGTAGATCCGACCCGCCCTAGCCGAGGAGAACCCACGCGGCGGCAAGGATGATGGCGCCGATGGCGAAGGCCACGGCGAACTGCCTCTTGAGCGGGCTTCCGACGTGGGGAGGAAACTCCTCGGCGAACGAGAGGACTGCAAGGACGAGGACAATTGCCGGCACGGCGATAAGGAGCAGGACGCCGGCAACTACCCAGGCGCTCTCAGCGCCTTCCCCGCCGAACAGCAGCATATAGTGCGCCAGCATCGCGAAGAACATCCAGAGGGCGGCCAGGATTGAGGGCCACCCGGCAACGCGCCAAAGAAGGCCGGCGATAGCGAGCGCCGGGGCCGCAAAGAACAGGCCGGCAATCCACCCTTCCATGCTGCTTTCGCCCTTGAGCATCGGCAGCACGGCATCCCCGAGGATAAACATGGCAGAGAAGAGTGCCAGGCCCGCGACCGTGGCGCGACGAGGGGCGGTGAAAACGGCCACGCGTTGCATCCGGGCCTCTTTCTTGCGGGAGAAGTGCAGGCGAGACGGTCCATCGCACTATACTGCCGGAAGGCAGGCGGAGTCCAGCGTCACGCGGCAGCGGTGTCCAGGCTATCGGACCGCACCCCCGGGTGCGTACTATGCGCCGGCGCATAGCCCAGCTCCGTCAGCCTTGCCCGCAGCATTTCCAGCGCCTTGCGCTGGAGGCGCGAGACGTGCACCTGCGACATGCCCATCCGCTCGGCGATCTCCGCCTGCGTCAGGCCGCGGTAGAACTTGAGACGGATGATGGTCTGCTCCCGCGGGCCAAGCGACTTGAGGGTGTTGGCGATGTCTATGCGGTCGATAATTCCGTCGTGGACGGGATCTTCGACAGACAGAGGGGCTACAGAAGGCAGGTAGCCGGAATTTTCGAGGAGGGAGAGCACGTTTTCAAGCGGTACCACTGAGCCGGCCCCGTTTAGCTCCATGGCATCGTTTATGGCGTCTGTATCGAGCCCCGTCCACGCGGCCACCTCCGCCGCTGTCGGCAGGCGGCCGTGGGCCTGTGCGAGGTATTCGATCGCCTGCCCCACCATCTGCCTGTGCCGCTGCACGTCCCTGGGCACCCGAACGGAAAGGCCGTAGTCGCGCAAGTAGTTCTTTACCAGCCCCAGCACAACGGGCACGGCGAATGCGAGGAACTTCGTCCCGCGCCCCGGCTCGAAGCGGTCTATCGCATGTAGGAGGCCGATGGCGCCCACCTGAATAAGGTCTTCCATGGGCACGCCGGCGCGGCGGTACCGCTCGCACAGCCGCCGCACCAGCGGCATGTGCTGCAGCAGCAGGCGGTCCCTCTCCTCCGTGACCTCGGGAGAGGCAACAGGCCTTACCAGATCGATGTCGTCCCAGACTTCCAGCGCCAGCACCATACACTCACCTTGAACGGTCCCCTTAATAGTTAAACGCCACGAGAAGCCCGAAACGTTACAAATTTTCCCCGGACACTCTTTGTTGACACCCGTTTCTCCCAGGTTTACACTCGCACCCTAAATACATCAGGAGTACCGAAATGCGCGTGCTCGTAACCGGCGCGGCCGGTCGAATCGGCTCAACTGTCATAAATGGCCTCAAGCACAAGTACGAATTCCGCGGTCTGGACGTCGCTCCCATGCCCAATCTCAAGGACTCCATCGTCGGCAGCTCCAACGACTGGGCGACGGTCGAAAAGGCTATGCCGGGCGTGGATACGGTCATCCACCTGAGCAACAACGGCCCCGAGTGGGAGCAGGCGAAGCAGTCGATGATCGCTACGTACAACGTGTACGAGCTTGCCGCGCGCAATGGCGTAAAGCACATCGCATTCGCCAGCCGCGCCGGCCTCCTCCCTCGCTCCTACTACCCCCGCACCATGACGCGCACCGCCGACCTGCTCCCCAGGCCGGATAGCTACTACTCGATCACGAAGTCTTTCGGCGAGGCAATGGGCGACATGTACTCCGCGAAGCACGGGATCAGCATCGTCTCCGTTCGCATCGGCAACTTCAGCCTGGAGCGGGACAAGCCTGCCGACCCTCACCACCTGAGCCATGGCGACTGCGTACGGCTGTGGGACGCCGCGATCAGCTACAACGGCGGCAAGCACGTCCGCGTCTTCGGCGTGTCCGACAGCAACTGGCCGGTCTATGACCTGGACCACGGCCGCAAGACGATCGGCTACTACCCGCAGGACAAGTCCATCGTGCCGAAGGAGCTCCAGGTGGACGACCCGCCGAAGAAGAAGTAGGCGGCGCCGGTCGAGCATTCGCCTTCCGGCGGGAGATAGCGTCTCCGGCGCCGGCAGTAGCAAAAACCTGGGAGATTCCAATGAAAGTCCTGATCACCGGGGCGGCGGGCAATATCGGCACCGCCCTCATAAAAGCGTTCGACAAGAGCAAGTACCAGATCCGCGGCCTGGACATCCGGCCCATGCCCCTGCTGACCGACACGATCGTCGGCGACGTCACTGACTTCGCGACCGTGTCGCGCGCGACGAAAGACATGGACGCGGTGATTCACCTTACGAACGTGGGCGGCGAATGGCAGCAGGCCCTGCAGTCGATCACCGGCACCTACAACGTCTTCGAGTCCGCGCACCAGAACGGCGTGAAGACAATCGCGTTCGCCAGCCGAGGCGGCCTGTTCCCCCAGGCCCGCATACCCCGCAAGGTCCAGCGCACGGCAGACCTGCTCTGGTTCCCGGACTCCTACTACACGATCACCAAGGTTGTGGGCGAGGGCTTCGGCGATATGTACTCAGCGCGCTACGGGATGAACGTCGTCTCGGTGCGAATAGGCGGCTACGAGCCGTCCGGCAATCCGCTGATCGACCCTCACCAGCTCAGCGAGCGAGACTGCGTGGCGGCGTTCGAGGCGGCGATCAACTACAAGGGCGGCAAGCACGAGCGCGTCTTTGGGGTGTCCGACAGCAACTGGCAGCTCTACGACGTGGAGCACGGCCGGAAGGCAATCGGCTATTACCCGAAGGACAAGTCGGTAGTCCCCGAAGAAAAAATCCAGCGGTAGGAAGTTTTCAATGCGAGTTCTCATTGCCGGCGCGGCCGGCACAATCGGCACCGTACTTACAAAAGGGCTGAAGGACCGGCACCACGTCCGCGGGCTGGACCTGCGGCCCATGCCCCTGCTGGAAGACACCGTAGTCGGCAGCATCACGGACTGGGACACTGTTTCGAAGGCCACGCAGGGGATGGACGCCGTCATCCACCTTACGACCCTCGGCTACGAGTTCGAGCAGGCTATGGGGTCGATCACGGGCTCCTACAACGTGTTTGAGTCCGGGCGCCTGAACGGCGTGAAGGCGATTGCCTTCGCCAGCCGCGCGGGCCTTTTCCCCGGCAGCCGCATACCCAAGACCATCCAGCGCACCGCCGATACGCTCTGGTCGCCGGACTCCTTCTACACTATCTCGAAGGTTGTGGGAGAGGGCTTCGGCGACATGTACGCCTCGCGCTACGGCATCAGCGTGGACTCCGTCCGCATCGGCGGCATCGACCCCGTGGAGCCGGAGACGCCCAACCATCCGCATCGCCTGACGCACGGCGATTGCGTCCGCGTCTTTGAGGCGGCGATCAACCACCGCAAGGGTACACACGAGCGATCCTTCGGCGTGTCGGACGGCGGGAACTGGCAGCTTTACGACATGGAGCATGGGCGGAAGGCCATCGGGTACCATCCTCAGTCTGTGGCGGTTGTCCCGCCGGACAAGATCGGGAAGTAGGGTTCCGGTCGCTTCGGGCGCGTTGAGAGCCAGGCGTCCTCTTCGTTGCGGCCGGTGCCCGGCCTCTTCCCCGCTTGACTTGCTGCGTGTGCTAAAATACGCTTATCGAAATCTTAATCGGTATCGGCGACGACGGAGACGAGTAGCGGGAAGCGGCCGCACAGCGAGTCTGGCGGCCCGATGCAGATCGGGCCAAGGTGTGAGCAGACGCGACGCGCCCCGGCGAATATCACTCCCGAGCCGAGCTTAACGAAGGTGTCCTGAGGCCCGCCGCTCAGGAAACTAGGGTGGTACCGCGGGTAGATCATGCCCGTCCCTTGCGCAGGGACGGGCATTTTTGTTTGAGGTGGTCTCATATGTTCAAGCCGGTCAGCTCTAAAGTGGACTTTGTAGCCGTCGAGCATGCGATGCAGGAGTTCTGGGACAAGAACCAGGTCCGGCAAAAGTACCTCGAGCGCAACGACGGCGCGGAGAAAAGGTACTCCTTCATCGATGGCCCCATCACGGCTAATAACCCCATGGGTGTCCACCACGGCTGGGGCCGCACCTATAAGGACCTCTTCCAGCGCTTCAAGGCCATGCAGGGCTACGACCAGCGCTTTCAAAACGGCTTCGACGGCCAGGGCCTGTGGATTGAGGTCGAGGTGGAGAAGCAGCTCGGACTGAACTCCAAGCGCGACATCGAGAAGTACGGAATCGACAAGTTCATCGAGCTCTGCAAAGAGCGCGTCAGGAAGTTCGCCGCTATCCAGACCAACCAGTCGATCCGCCTCGGCTATTGGATGGACTGGGAGAACTCGTACCACACGATGTCGGACGAGAACAATTACTCGATCTGGCACTTCCTCAAGGTGTGCTTCGAGCGCGGCTGGGTCTACGAGGGCACGGACGTCATGCCGTGGTGTCCCCGCTGCGGAACCGGCCTGTCGCAGCACGAGATTGTGACCGAGGGCTACAAGGAGATCACCCACCCCGGCCTGTTCGTCCGCTTCCCGCTGGTGCAGAATGGCAGTCAGCAGTCGGCAGTCGGCAGTCAGCCGGAGGGGTCTGTTCCTCTCCCTCAGGGAGAGGCCTTTGGGCGCTTTGGCCCAAAGGGTGAGGGTGTTCCCCTGCCCGAGTCTCTCCTCATCTGGACGACCACTCCGTGGACGCTCACCGCCAACGCCGGCGCTGCCGTCCACCCGGACCTCACCTACGTGAAGGTGAAGGTAAAGGGCACCGCGCCCGACAAGGGCGACGAGGTGCTGTACCTCCTGAAGGAGCGCCTGTCCGTCCTCAAGGCGGAGCACGAGATCCTGCGCGAGATGCCGGGCAAGATGCTTGGGGGCCTCGTCTACCGCGCGCCGTTCGAGGAGCTGAAAGCCCAGGAGGGCGTCAAGCACCGAGTCGTCGTGTGGGATGAGGTCAGCCAGAGCGAGGGCACCGGCATCGTGCACAACGCGCCCGGCGCGGGCCAGGAGGACTTCGCTCTCGGCAAGAAGGAGGGGCTGTCCGTAATCGCGCCGCTGGACGAGTTCGGCAGCTTCGTCGAGGGGTTCGGTTCGTTCACCGGCAAGAGCGTCTTCGAGGTCAACAAGCCGATCTATGACAGCCTGCGCGAGAAGGGCGTCTTCTACCGGCTGGACCAGTACAAGCACCGCTACCCCGTATGCTGGCGCTGCAACACAGAGCTCGTCTTCAGGCTCGTGGACGAGTGGTTCATCTCCATGGACGAGCTGCGGCACATGATCGCCAACGTTGCCAAACAGGCGCGGTGGATACCGGAGTTCGGACTCCAGCGCGAGCTGGACTGGCTCAACAACATGCACGACTGGATGATCTCAAAAAAGCGCTACTGGGGCCTTGCGCTGCCCATCTACAAGTGCTCCTGCGGCCACTTCGAGGTCATCGGCAGCGAGACCGAGCTGGGCCTGCGGGCGATCGAGGGGTGGGACAAGTTCCAGGGACACTCCCCTCACCGCCCGTGGATAGACCACGTCAAGATCGAGTGCCCGCGGTGCGGCGGCAAGGTGTCGCGCATCAAGGACGTCGGCAACCCGTGGCTGGACGCCGGCATCGTGCCGTTCTCGACACTCCAGTACCGCCACGACAAGGAGTACTGGAAGAAGTGGTTCCCGGCGGACCTCGTCTCCGAGAGCTTCCCGGGCCAGTTCCGCAACTGGTTCTACTCCCTGCTGACCATGAGCACGGCTCTCGAGAACGCCACGCCGTTCAAGAACATCTTCACCTACGCCCTCATGCGCGACGAGAAGGGCGAGGAGATGCACAAGAGCAAGGGCAACGCAATCTGGTTCGAGGACGCCGCCGAGAAGATGGGCGCGGACTCCATGCGCTGGCTCTACAGCCGCCAGAACCCGCCGCAGAACCTGAACTTCGGCTTCAACGTCGCGGACGAGGTGCGCCGCCAGTTCATAATCCCGCTGCGGAACGTTTACAGCTTCTTCGTCACCTACGCGAATATCGACAACTTCGACCCCACGTCGCCCGCGCCCGCGTTGAAGGACCGTGCCGAGCTCGACCGCTGGATCATCTCGGAGCTCAACAAGCTCGTCGCGGACGTTACGAACGCCCTCGAGAACTACAGCCCGGACGGCGCGGCCAAGGCGTGCGAAGAGTTCGTGGAGTACCTGTCGAACTGGTACGTCCGCCGCAGTCGCCGCCGCTTCTGGAAGAGCGACGTCGACCAGGACAAGCAGTCCGCGTACTTGACGCTGTACGAGTGCCTGACGACGCTCACGAGGCTGCTCGCCCCGTTCATGCCGTTCCTGATGGAGGAGATGTACCAGAATCTGGTAGTCGGCAGTCAGCAGTCAGCAGTCGGCAAAGCCAAAGAGAGCGTCCACCTGGACGACTTCCCCGTCTCAGACCCATCGAAGATCGACACACGCCTGTCGGACGCTACCCGACTGGCGATGAAGCTCTCCAGCCTGGGCCGCTCCGCGCGCGCCAGGACCTCCATCAAGGTGCGCCAGCCGGTCGAGAAGCTCCTCGTGAAGCTGCGTGCGACGGAGGAGGCGGCCCTGCTGGAGCAGGTGGCCCCACAGGTGCGCGATGAGCTGAACGTCAAGCAGGTAGAAGTGCTCAAGGACGAGACGCAGGTCATGACCATCGACATCAAGCCGAACCTGGCGCTCCTGGGTCCCGAGTACGGCGCAAACATGCGCAAGGTCGTCGCCGCGCTCCAGGCGCTGCCGCCGATGGAGGTCTACGCGCAGGCGTCGTCCGGCAAGCAGGTCAAGGCGGGCGAGTTCACGCTGGAGCCTCAGGAAGTCCTCGTGAACATGTCCGACAAGCCGGGCTACTCGTTTGTCACAGAGGGCGGCTATGGCGCGGCGGTCACGACGGCCATCTCCCCGGAGCTGGCCCTTGAGGGCCACGCGCGGGAGCTGGTCCACCTCATCCAGAACATGCGCCGCACCGCGGACTTCGACATCGCCGACTACATAGTCACCTACTACCAGGGCGACGCCGAGCTGGACAGGGTGGTCGCCACCCACGGCGACTACATCCGCCAGGAGACGCTGTCGCGCGACATCGTCAAGGGCGCGGCCCCGTCCGGCGCCCACGCCGAGCAGCACAAGGTCAACGGCATGGCCGCGACCATCGGGGTGAAGCGGGCGTAGCAGAAACTATTGCACAGGTGCTATAGTATTTCGAGCGGACTGTATGATGGTCCAGTACATCGATCACACCGGCTCCGTTATTGTCCTCACCAACGAGGCGACGGCCCACATCTTGACCAGGCATCGAGAGATGGCCGGGGAGATGCATAAGATCGCATCGGTGCTGCTGGAGCCTGATAGAGTCCTGCCCGACAGCCGGTTTGCGGGCACCTACAGGTATTACCGGGCGTTTGACAGCATGGCGATGGGCCGGAAGTTCATCTGCGTGGTAGTGAAGAAGCTGCCGAA is part of the SAR202 cluster bacterium genome and harbors:
- a CDS encoding NAD(P)-dependent oxidoreductase — translated: MRVLVTGAAGRIGSTVINGLKHKYEFRGLDVAPMPNLKDSIVGSSNDWATVEKAMPGVDTVIHLSNNGPEWEQAKQSMIATYNVYELAARNGVKHIAFASRAGLLPRSYYPRTMTRTADLLPRPDSYYSITKSFGEAMGDMYSAKHGISIVSVRIGNFSLERDKPADPHHLSHGDCVRLWDAAISYNGGKHVRVFGVSDSNWPVYDLDHGRKTIGYYPQDKSIVPKELQVDDPPKKK
- a CDS encoding NAD(P)-dependent oxidoreductase; this encodes MRVLIAGAAGTIGTVLTKGLKDRHHVRGLDLRPMPLLEDTVVGSITDWDTVSKATQGMDAVIHLTTLGYEFEQAMGSITGSYNVFESGRLNGVKAIAFASRAGLFPGSRIPKTIQRTADTLWSPDSFYTISKVVGEGFGDMYASRYGISVDSVRIGGIDPVEPETPNHPHRLTHGDCVRVFEAAINHRKGTHERSFGVSDGGNWQLYDMEHGRKAIGYHPQSVAVVPPDKIGK
- a CDS encoding isoleucine--tRNA ligase; this translates as MFKPVSSKVDFVAVEHAMQEFWDKNQVRQKYLERNDGAEKRYSFIDGPITANNPMGVHHGWGRTYKDLFQRFKAMQGYDQRFQNGFDGQGLWIEVEVEKQLGLNSKRDIEKYGIDKFIELCKERVRKFAAIQTNQSIRLGYWMDWENSYHTMSDENNYSIWHFLKVCFERGWVYEGTDVMPWCPRCGTGLSQHEIVTEGYKEITHPGLFVRFPLVQNGSQQSAVGSQPEGSVPLPQGEAFGRFGPKGEGVPLPESLLIWTTTPWTLTANAGAAVHPDLTYVKVKVKGTAPDKGDEVLYLLKERLSVLKAEHEILREMPGKMLGGLVYRAPFEELKAQEGVKHRVVVWDEVSQSEGTGIVHNAPGAGQEDFALGKKEGLSVIAPLDEFGSFVEGFGSFTGKSVFEVNKPIYDSLREKGVFYRLDQYKHRYPVCWRCNTELVFRLVDEWFISMDELRHMIANVAKQARWIPEFGLQRELDWLNNMHDWMISKKRYWGLALPIYKCSCGHFEVIGSETELGLRAIEGWDKFQGHSPHRPWIDHVKIECPRCGGKVSRIKDVGNPWLDAGIVPFSTLQYRHDKEYWKKWFPADLVSESFPGQFRNWFYSLLTMSTALENATPFKNIFTYALMRDEKGEEMHKSKGNAIWFEDAAEKMGADSMRWLYSRQNPPQNLNFGFNVADEVRRQFIIPLRNVYSFFVTYANIDNFDPTSPAPALKDRAELDRWIISELNKLVADVTNALENYSPDGAAKACEEFVEYLSNWYVRRSRRRFWKSDVDQDKQSAYLTLYECLTTLTRLLAPFMPFLMEEMYQNLVVGSQQSAVGKAKESVHLDDFPVSDPSKIDTRLSDATRLAMKLSSLGRSARARTSIKVRQPVEKLLVKLRATEEAALLEQVAPQVRDELNVKQVEVLKDETQVMTIDIKPNLALLGPEYGANMRKVVAALQALPPMEVYAQASSGKQVKAGEFTLEPQEVLVNMSDKPGYSFVTEGGYGAAVTTAISPELALEGHARELVHLIQNMRRTADFDIADYIVTYYQGDAELDRVVATHGDYIRQETLSRDIVKGAAPSGAHAEQHKVNGMAATIGVKRA
- a CDS encoding sigma-70 family RNA polymerase sigma factor, coding for MVLALEVWDDIDLVRPVASPEVTEERDRLLLQHMPLVRRLCERYRRAGVPMEDLIQVGAIGLLHAIDRFEPGRGTKFLAFAVPVVLGLVKNYLRDYGLSVRVPRDVQRHRQMVGQAIEYLAQAHGRLPTAAEVAAWTGLDTDAINDAMELNGAGSVVPLENVLSLLENSGYLPSVAPLSVEDPVHDGIIDRIDIANTLKSLGPREQTIIRLKFYRGLTQAEIAERMGMSQVHVSRLQRKALEMLRARLTELGYAPAHSTHPGVRSDSLDTAAA
- a CDS encoding NAD(P)-dependent oxidoreductase translates to MKVLITGAAGNIGTALIKAFDKSKYQIRGLDIRPMPLLTDTIVGDVTDFATVSRATKDMDAVIHLTNVGGEWQQALQSITGTYNVFESAHQNGVKTIAFASRGGLFPQARIPRKVQRTADLLWFPDSYYTITKVVGEGFGDMYSARYGMNVVSVRIGGYEPSGNPLIDPHQLSERDCVAAFEAAINYKGGKHERVFGVSDSNWQLYDVEHGRKAIGYYPKDKSVVPEEKIQR